Proteins from a genomic interval of Sulfurimonas sp. HSL3-2:
- a CDS encoding TlpA disulfide reductase family protein, whose protein sequence is MFKIIVACIFFINIYANDILQEQIDTENKTITILCFYTTWCPACKKSIELLNEIDKNLHTKVKVIGIDLDDGIKRKNYIESLDIRFKVINQNLLQARRYGVKDSVPVILIVGEHRTIVKRFYELPNRKYFFALIQRLSSGYLENGTLPVQERIDLWKKSRD, encoded by the coding sequence ATGTTCAAAATAATAGTGGCCTGTATATTTTTTATAAATATATATGCCAATGATATTTTACAAGAGCAGATAGACACAGAGAATAAAACAATCACTATATTGTGTTTTTATACGACCTGGTGTCCGGCATGTAAAAAAAGCATCGAGTTACTAAATGAAATAGATAAAAACCTACATACTAAAGTGAAAGTCATAGGAATCGATTTGGATGACGGGATAAAAAGAAAAAACTATATAGAAAGTCTTGATATCAGGTTTAAAGTGATCAACCAGAACCTTTTGCAAGCTAGAAGATATGGTGTTAAAGACTCTGTGCCCGTTATTTTAATAGTGGGTGAGCATCGCACTATTGTCAAAAGATTTTACGAACTTCCAAACAGAAAGTATTTTTTTGCATTGATACAGAGACTGAGCAGCGGATATCTAGAAAACGGGACATTACCCGTCCAAGAGAGAATCGATTTATGGAAAAAGAGCAGGGACTGA
- a CDS encoding 4Fe-4S dicluster domain-containing protein, producing the protein MTQYLRQHQNKKALIAIFITLSAVAVPMFQYNSIHLLLFNFYNQRFELFFHAWEVNTAGLINIFILFAAAVILLFNFTYSRYFCGNICPKTLLNNLFTDIIETRIFHLFKIKNRDDEQSFEKNRLKLFFAYAFLAVVIIFGSMPIFFYFIPYDIFFSMLKNYFLGYRFLLYIWILSAIYLFAEILFLKEFFCAYICPYQLVNSITVNEQRGFYTFDTKEKCIDCEACVNVCPVPELDVRKGYDTRCIACGDCSAVCHDVMQKRGGERSLIEYKDFIKRKSLPYLSFAGRRTSLLLIALTLAGSSLIVYYLISPEHLSSCNIANAFLYRD; encoded by the coding sequence GTGACACAATATTTAAGACAGCATCAAAATAAGAAAGCTCTCATTGCCATTTTTATAACGTTATCGGCAGTGGCAGTCCCAATGTTTCAATATAACTCCATCCATCTTCTTTTATTCAATTTCTATAATCAAAGATTTGAACTTTTTTTTCATGCATGGGAGGTAAATACGGCCGGATTAATAAATATCTTTATACTGTTCGCAGCAGCTGTCATCCTTTTATTCAACTTTACATACTCCAGATATTTTTGCGGAAATATCTGTCCTAAGACACTACTGAACAATCTTTTTACCGATATTATTGAAACAAGAATCTTTCATTTATTCAAAATCAAGAACAGAGATGATGAGCAGAGTTTTGAAAAAAATAGACTAAAACTCTTTTTTGCATACGCTTTTTTGGCTGTTGTGATCATATTCGGTTCTATGCCTATATTCTTTTATTTTATACCGTACGATATCTTTTTTTCTATGCTTAAAAACTACTTTCTCGGGTATCGGTTCTTACTTTACATCTGGATATTAAGTGCAATCTATCTTTTTGCCGAGATTCTCTTTTTAAAAGAGTTTTTTTGTGCTTATATTTGTCCATATCAGCTTGTTAACTCCATCACGGTAAACGAACAAAGAGGCTTTTATACTTTTGATACTAAAGAAAAATGTATCGACTGTGAAGCTTGCGTTAATGTATGCCCTGTCCCGGAGTTAGATGTAAGAAAAGGGTATGATACTCGATGTATAGCCTGCGGTGATTGCAGTGCAGTATGTCATGATGTAATGCAAAAACGGGGAGGAGAGAGGAGCCTGATAGAGTATAAGGACTTTATCAAAAGAAAGAGCCTGCCATATCTTTCTTTTGCAGGCAGGCGGACATCTTTACTTTTGATCGCTTTGACTTTAGCAGGTAGCTCTTTAATAGTCTACTACCTTATATCACCGGAACATCTAAGTTCCTGTAATATCGCTAATGCTTTTTTATACAGAGATTAG
- a CDS encoding diguanylate cyclase, translating to MNTKNKLLLMVTLMLAALATATIVNVGLNFREFAINAAVDKAKLTANIVKDGLTAHMVNGIMDKRKYFLDTITQNNEIKKLWIARGQNVIDQYGKGYSYENARDDIDKDVLSSGKMIKKVIENPEEVKLRITIPYIADSTAKVSCLECHSVNDGDILGAVSMEFDINSVRNASTITILKIFGINVIFIFIALLVLNYYIKPYMELFANLRDGIQKAHSGDFSHRFDTRVSGEGKEVADQINTLFHKMQETFGEIKHSLTTFVTKSNLGCSDPLYEAKIIIKELADIYKFKKTIELDDTKELVFDRIITVMQTKYDIHNFSFFEIDRTQKIREPIYISHKSYCDANVDKNVDLCRAYRTDTDIVSTDFPNLCSSCHHNENEYICIPFDINDEVSLTLNIVVDDPAKFEQISMNVTSIKNYIEAAKPVIESKILTDKLRDTTLRDGMTGIYNRRFLEQFIDKMAKQALRNETNYSVLMLDIDYFKMVNDTYGHDIGDIVIKGLAEVIKKSIRDADLAIRYGGEEFVILLNNASREGSITVAKKIHDEFNKMKFNVGGELLQKTISIGVAQFPDDANSIWKCIKFADTALYYAKEHGRNQVIEFKPEMFEGEDF from the coding sequence ATGAATACTAAAAATAAACTTCTTTTAATGGTTACACTGATGCTCGCGGCTCTAGCCACGGCAACTATTGTCAATGTCGGTTTAAACTTTAGAGAGTTTGCCATCAATGCTGCGGTCGATAAAGCCAAACTAACTGCCAACATAGTTAAAGACGGTCTGACTGCGCATATGGTCAACGGGATAATGGACAAACGCAAATATTTCCTTGATACGATCACTCAGAACAATGAAATTAAGAAGTTATGGATCGCACGAGGTCAAAATGTAATCGATCAATACGGGAAAGGCTACAGTTATGAAAATGCCCGTGATGATATAGACAAAGATGTGCTCTCATCCGGAAAGATGATAAAGAAGGTCATAGAAAATCCTGAAGAAGTAAAACTACGGATAACGATTCCATATATAGCCGACAGCACCGCTAAAGTAAGTTGTCTCGAGTGTCATAGCGTAAATGACGGAGATATTCTCGGTGCCGTTAGCATGGAGTTTGATATCAACAGTGTCAGAAATGCCAGTACAATCACAATTTTAAAGATATTCGGTATCAACGTCATATTTATATTTATAGCTCTTCTTGTCCTGAACTATTATATCAAACCATATATGGAACTTTTTGCAAACCTTAGAGACGGGATCCAAAAAGCTCACAGCGGTGACTTCTCACATAGATTCGATACAAGAGTATCGGGTGAAGGAAAAGAGGTCGCAGATCAGATCAATACTCTCTTTCACAAAATGCAGGAGACATTCGGCGAGATCAAGCACAGTCTGACGACATTTGTGACAAAATCAAATCTAGGATGTTCAGATCCTCTTTATGAAGCGAAAATAATCATCAAAGAACTGGCAGATATCTATAAATTTAAAAAGACGATAGAACTCGATGATACAAAAGAACTGGTCTTTGATAGAATTATCACTGTCATGCAGACAAAATATGACATTCATAACTTTTCGTTTTTTGAGATCGACAGAACACAAAAAATAAGAGAGCCCATCTATATATCTCACAAAAGTTATTGTGATGCCAATGTCGATAAAAACGTAGACCTGTGTAGAGCGTACAGAACCGATACGGATATCGTTTCTACAGACTTTCCAAATCTATGCAGCAGCTGTCACCATAATGAGAATGAATATATCTGTATCCCTTTTGATATAAATGACGAAGTTTCACTGACACTAAATATTGTAGTTGATGATCCGGCTAAGTTCGAGCAGATCAGTATGAATGTAACAAGTATCAAAAACTATATAGAAGCAGCTAAGCCTGTGATCGAGTCAAAAATCTTAACTGACAAACTCAGAGACACGACTTTAAGAGATGGTATGACAGGTATCTATAACAGAAGATTCCTAGAACAGTTCATCGATAAAATGGCAAAACAAGCACTTAGAAATGAAACGAACTACAGTGTTTTAATGCTGGATATCGACTACTTTAAAATGGTAAACGATACTTACGGTCATGATATAGGCGATATAGTCATCAAAGGGCTTGCTGAAGTTATCAAAAAATCTATTAGAGATGCTGATCTTGCTATCCGCTACGGCGGTGAAGAGTTTGTTATCTTGTTAAACAATGCATCAAGAGAAGGCTCTATAACTGTTGCTAAAAAGATCCATGACGAGTTCAATAAGATGAAGTTTAATGTAGGTGGAGAGCTACTGCAAAAAACTATCAGTATCGGTGTAGCACAATTCCCAGATGATGCGAATTCTATCTGGAAATGTATCAAGTTTGCGGACACTGCACTTTACTATGCAAAAGAGCATGGTAGAAATCAAGTTATAGAGTTTAAACCTGAAATGTTCGAAGGTGAAGATTTCTAA
- the glmS gene encoding glutamine--fructose-6-phosphate transaminase (isomerizing) encodes MCGIVGYLGSKKTKDILLDGLQELEYRGYDSAGIAVLQNDDFSVYKAVGKLVNLQEKAAAFDPSGFAIGIGHTRWATHGKPTELNAHPHLGESSYVVHNGIIENYAALKRELQESGAHFLSQTDTEVIVHLFEKELRTADSAFDAFTKTISQLQGAFAILLVTKSEDRTIFFAKQGSPMIVGRDADGEKYFASSDTPLIGKCSDVIYLDDGDYGYVTPETIAIFDKKSNKKEPHFSKLSTNKLSAQKGGFRFFMEKEIYEQSEVIIDTLLGRIFDKEIHFEELDSKLFDGINEIKLCACGTSYHSALVSSYLFERYAKIRVSVEIASEFRYKEPLLCQDTLFVAISQSGETADTLETLKMAKEAGLKTLVICNVDNSSMVRLADASILTRAGIEKGVASTKAFATQVVVFWMLSLYIAKLKNSLTTEQIEKQISLLREVPSVLKIKEGLHEKITRLSKRYLHGHGFFFIGRDIFYPLALEGALKLKEITYLHAEGYPSGEMKHGPIALADPELFTIALLPQHMLYEKSKSNVEELSARDSTICAISPVEFDKADDYIKTSDVRDYMLEFFEMMVIVQLLSMEIAIRLGNDVDMPRNLAKSVTVE; translated from the coding sequence ATGTGCGGAATAGTCGGATACTTAGGATCTAAAAAGACAAAAGATATTTTACTCGATGGATTACAGGAGTTAGAGTATCGCGGATATGATTCCGCAGGGATAGCAGTTTTACAAAACGATGATTTTTCCGTTTATAAAGCAGTCGGAAAGCTTGTAAATCTGCAGGAAAAAGCTGCTGCATTTGACCCGAGCGGCTTTGCTATCGGGATCGGACACACAAGATGGGCGACACACGGAAAACCTACCGAACTTAATGCCCATCCACATTTGGGTGAAAGTTCTTATGTCGTACACAACGGCATCATCGAAAACTATGCTGCATTAAAACGTGAACTGCAAGAGAGCGGTGCACACTTTTTAAGCCAGACAGATACGGAAGTCATAGTCCATCTGTTTGAAAAAGAGTTAAGAACAGCTGATTCGGCTTTTGATGCATTTACCAAGACGATCTCTCAACTTCAAGGTGCTTTTGCCATCTTACTGGTGACAAAATCTGAAGACAGAACTATCTTCTTTGCGAAACAGGGTTCCCCTATGATAGTGGGACGTGATGCTGATGGCGAAAAATACTTTGCATCTTCAGATACGCCTCTTATCGGCAAATGCAGTGATGTAATCTATCTTGATGACGGTGACTATGGATATGTCACGCCTGAGACAATAGCGATCTTCGATAAAAAATCAAACAAAAAAGAACCCCATTTTTCAAAACTTTCTACTAACAAGCTTTCGGCTCAAAAAGGCGGTTTTAGATTTTTTATGGAAAAAGAGATATATGAACAATCAGAAGTCATTATAGATACTCTTCTTGGACGTATATTTGATAAAGAGATCCATTTTGAAGAGTTGGATTCTAAGCTTTTTGACGGGATCAACGAGATAAAACTCTGTGCCTGCGGTACATCTTACCATTCAGCTCTTGTATCGAGCTATCTGTTTGAAAGATATGCGAAGATCAGGGTATCGGTAGAGATCGCCAGTGAGTTCAGATATAAAGAGCCTCTTTTATGCCAAGACACTCTTTTTGTCGCGATATCACAAAGTGGCGAAACGGCTGATACACTAGAAACACTAAAGATGGCAAAAGAGGCGGGTCTAAAGACACTTGTCATCTGTAATGTCGACAACTCCTCAATGGTTCGCCTTGCAGATGCTTCCATACTTACACGTGCAGGGATTGAAAAAGGCGTGGCATCGACAAAAGCTTTTGCAACTCAGGTCGTAGTGTTTTGGATGCTCTCTCTTTATATCGCAAAATTAAAGAACTCTCTGACTACTGAACAGATCGAGAAACAGATATCTCTGCTTCGCGAAGTCCCTAGTGTCCTTAAGATAAAAGAGGGTCTACATGAGAAGATAACAAGGCTCTCTAAAAGATATCTTCACGGTCATGGATTCTTCTTTATCGGCCGTGATATATTTTATCCTCTTGCACTAGAGGGAGCTTTAAAGCTAAAAGAGATCACCTATTTGCATGCAGAAGGTTACCCATCGGGTGAAATGAAACACGGACCTATTGCTTTGGCCGATCCTGAACTCTTTACTATCGCTCTTCTTCCGCAGCACATGCTGTATGAAAAAAGTAAAAGTAACGTGGAGGAGCTCAGTGCAAGAGATTCCACTATCTGTGCGATCAGCCCTGTAGAGTTTGATAAGGCGGATGATTATATAAAGACATCAGACGTAAGAGATTATATGCTTGAGTTCTTTGAAATGATGGTAATCGTCCAACTTCTTTCGATGGAGATCGCTATAAGATTGGGTAATGATGTAGATATGCCTAGAAATCTAGCAAAAAGTGTTACAGTAGAGTAG